The following are from one region of the Phycisphaeraceae bacterium genome:
- a CDS encoding N-acetylneuraminate synthase family protein, whose protein sequence is MNIAGRRIALDLEPYIIAEIGVNHDGSIDKAIALVEAAANTGADAVKLQFFSADLLMSRGAPLAQYQTHARERDAFAMLRRLELPIEAMSRIVAHAHAHSLHAIVTVFSTELVPTAATLPWDAFKTASPDIIHRPLLRALADLGRPLIVSTGAATAQEVARALIWLSAIQHRLAILHCMSAYPVAPEHASLGAIAALGSMFDGPVGYSDHTTLVETGALAVATGATILEKHLTLDRHALGPDHAASLEPAPFAQYVAQARRAHAMLGPVSKQVLPCERDVRAVSRQSIVAARTIPAGRPITRDDLTFKRPGGGLEPWMLEQILGHALTISLNPGSLIELAHLIESPQRSAG, encoded by the coding sequence ATGAACATCGCCGGTCGTCGCATCGCACTCGACCTCGAGCCATACATCATCGCCGAGATCGGCGTCAATCACGACGGCTCAATCGACAAAGCCATCGCGCTCGTCGAAGCCGCAGCCAACACCGGCGCAGACGCCGTCAAACTTCAGTTCTTCTCTGCCGATCTGCTCATGTCCCGCGGCGCGCCCCTCGCACAATATCAGACACACGCGCGAGAACGCGATGCATTTGCCATGCTCAGGCGGCTCGAACTTCCTATCGAAGCCATGAGCCGGATCGTCGCCCACGCTCACGCCCACAGCCTGCACGCCATTGTCACCGTCTTCAGCACCGAACTCGTCCCCACAGCCGCCACCCTGCCGTGGGACGCCTTCAAAACCGCAAGCCCCGACATCATCCATCGCCCGCTTCTCCGCGCTCTTGCCGATCTTGGCCGCCCTCTCATCGTCAGCACCGGAGCCGCGACCGCGCAGGAAGTCGCCCGCGCTCTTATCTGGCTCAGTGCCATACAACACCGCCTCGCCATTCTTCATTGCATGAGCGCCTATCCCGTTGCACCCGAACATGCCTCCCTCGGTGCCATCGCAGCACTCGGCTCCATGTTCGATGGCCCCGTCGGCTACAGCGACCACACCACGCTCGTCGAAACCGGAGCCCTCGCTGTCGCAACCGGCGCCACCATTCTCGAAAAGCATCTCACGCTCGATCGTCACGCCCTCGGGCCAGATCACGCCGCCTCCCTCGAGCCCGCACCCTTTGCCCAGTACGTCGCACAGGCCCGCCGCGCCCACGCCATGCTCGGCCCCGTCTCAAAACAAGTTCTCCCCTGCGAACGCGATGTTCGCGCCGTCTCGCGCCAGTCCATCGTGGCCGCGCGCACCATCCCCGCAGGCCGCCCCATCACGCGCGACGATCTCACCTTCAAACGCCCCGGCGGCGGGCTTGAGCCCTGGATGCTCGAACAGATCCTCGGCCACGCCCTCACCATCTCCCTCAACCCCGGCAGCCTCATCGAACTCGCCCACCTCATCGAGAGCCCGCAACGTTCCGCCGGATGA
- the neuC gene encoding UDP-N-acetylglucosamine 2-epimerase (hydrolyzing), with the protein MSSAAPATRRVVIVTGSRADFGLLVPVIHAIEQHPALDRLVIAAGSHLIAPALTFRDVKALFPVADSIPMQVAGATGRFADVAAVGKGISRFARSFESLAPDWVVVLGDRIEAFAAAAAASIAGIALAHIHGGDRAEGVADEAMRHSISKLAHLHLAATESSAQRLIRMGEKPQHVLTVGSPAIDGLEAIEPLDDAHWLQLGNPTAVLIFHPIGRSNDAEAAAMRSILQSLADERLLVLHPNHDPGRDGIMHAIREDTHPATFAEHISRPHFLAMLKRLAASGALLVGNSSAGLIEAAALRCPVVNIGHRQAGRERPANVIDVPDEHAPTIRAALARARALPRADLSHPFGDGHAAERIAAALADFDPKAPAFLRKHNTY; encoded by the coding sequence ATGTCTTCAGCAGCGCCCGCAACCCGCCGCGTCGTCATCGTCACGGGCTCCAGAGCCGACTTCGGCCTCCTCGTCCCAGTCATCCACGCCATCGAGCAGCATCCCGCGCTCGATCGCCTCGTCATCGCGGCCGGGTCACATCTCATCGCACCCGCACTCACCTTCCGCGACGTCAAGGCGCTCTTCCCTGTCGCCGACTCCATTCCCATGCAGGTCGCCGGCGCCACCGGGCGCTTTGCCGATGTCGCCGCAGTCGGCAAGGGCATCTCTCGCTTTGCGCGCAGTTTCGAATCGCTCGCGCCCGACTGGGTCGTAGTGCTCGGCGATCGCATCGAAGCCTTCGCCGCAGCCGCCGCCGCTTCCATTGCAGGCATCGCGCTGGCCCATATCCATGGCGGAGACCGCGCCGAAGGCGTCGCCGACGAAGCCATGCGACACAGCATCTCCAAACTTGCACACCTTCACCTCGCCGCGACCGAATCCTCTGCCCAGCGCCTCATTCGCATGGGCGAAAAGCCGCAACACGTTCTCACCGTCGGCTCACCTGCCATCGATGGCCTCGAAGCTATTGAACCCCTCGACGATGCGCACTGGCTCCAACTCGGCAATCCCACCGCCGTGCTCATCTTCCACCCGATCGGCCGCAGCAACGACGCCGAAGCCGCCGCCATGCGCTCCATCCTCCAAAGCCTCGCCGACGAACGCCTCCTCGTCCTGCACCCCAATCATGATCCCGGACGCGACGGCATCATGCACGCCATCCGCGAAGACACGCACCCAGCAACTTTCGCCGAGCACATTTCCCGCCCGCACTTTCTCGCCATGCTCAAACGCCTCGCAGCCTCCGGCGCCCTGCTCGTCGGCAACAGTTCGGCAGGACTCATCGAAGCCGCCGCACTCCGCTGCCCGGTCGTCAACATCGGCCATCGCCAAGCCGGTCGCGAAAGGCCCGCAAACGTCATCGACGTGCCCGACGAGCACGCACCGACCATCCGAGCCGCGCTCGCACGCGCCCGTGCTCTCCCGCGGGCAGATCTCTCTCATCCCTTCGGCGATGGCCACGCCGCCGAGCGCATCGCCGCCGCGCTCGCAGACTTCGACCCCAAAGCCCCCGCCTTCCTCCGCAAACACAACACTTACTGA
- a CDS encoding acylneuraminate cytidylyltransferase family protein — MKPTAIILARGGSKGLPAKNLRPICGRACVEWTFDAALASSRLARVLFSSDSAELRAIAHGYNIETHTRSAAQASDTATIDAATREALASDPLAGPIVILYGNVPIRPPNLIDDALALLERTGCDSVQSVAPVGRHHPWWMSRIDDHQRLTPWQGDTLNNNVFRRQDLPPAYMPDGGIIALRRDALELRILDVMPGPHAFLGRDRRAIINPPNSVIDIDTEIDLQLASVILEAARRSVA; from the coding sequence ATGAAACCAACCGCAATCATCCTCGCACGCGGTGGAAGCAAAGGCCTCCCCGCAAAAAACCTTCGACCGATCTGTGGCCGCGCCTGCGTCGAATGGACCTTTGACGCCGCCCTCGCCTCCAGCCGCCTCGCGCGCGTCCTGTTCTCCTCCGATTCCGCCGAGCTCCGCGCCATTGCCCACGGCTACAACATCGAAACGCACACCCGCTCTGCCGCACAAGCCTCCGACACGGCAACCATCGATGCCGCTACCCGCGAAGCCCTCGCCTCCGATCCGCTCGCGGGCCCAATCGTCATTCTCTACGGCAACGTCCCGATCCGCCCGCCCAACCTCATCGACGACGCTCTCGCTCTTCTCGAGCGCACCGGCTGCGATTCTGTCCAGAGTGTTGCGCCTGTCGGTCGCCATCACCCATGGTGGATGTCTCGCATCGACGACCACCAACGCCTCACGCCATGGCAGGGCGACACACTCAACAACAACGTCTTTCGTCGGCAGGATCTCCCGCCCGCATACATGCCCGATGGCGGCATCATCGCGCTCCGCCGCGACGCGCTCGAACTCCGAATCCTCGATGTCATGCCCGGGCCACACGCCTTCCTCGGCCGCGACCGCCGTGCCATCATCAACCCGCCCAACAGCGTCATCGACATCGACACCGAAATCGACCTTCAACTCGCATCCGTTATCCTCGAAGCAGCCCGCAGGAGCGTCGCATGA